A portion of the Roseovarius sp. SCSIO 43702 genome contains these proteins:
- a CDS encoding GMC family oxidoreductase — MAREEKRKDVVIVGLGWTGSILGIELADEGLEVLALERGPDRDTVPDFQYPDVADELRYGIRYGFMQKPRNSTITLRHGLDDTALPYRQLGSFLPGDGVGGAGIHWNGHNWRAMEEEFRLRSYVEEEFGADIIPEGMTIQDWGVTYEELEPHFDRFEYMAGIAGQAGNINGEIIPGGNPFEAPRSRDFPMPPLPQTLNGRMFKAATEAMGLHPFPRPAANASEAYVNEYGMQLGPCNYCGFCERYGCLNYSKASPQTCILDALKRRPNFSYRTRCEVLKVEKAADGKTATGVTYWDEEAGEEVFQPADLVILAAYQLHNTHLMLLSGLGEPYDPRTGEGVTGKNYAYQMSGGTSMFFEDVEFNPFVGAGSNGYCIDDYAINQIDFAAEGFIGGSYISTSQTNGQPIRSMRVPGDVPKWGAGWKEGIKKWYGHSMSIGSHGSNMAYRDCYLDLDPTYKDPHGRPLMRLTFDWKDNDIRMTQFMRRQIEPIAQSMNPTSWASGYKQEGARYDIRPYQTTHNVGGTIMGEDPKTSVLNRYLQCWDVHNVFAMGAGAFPQNIQYNPTGVVGALAYWASDAIRKDYLTNPRPLV; from the coding sequence GTTCCCGATTTCCAGTATCCCGACGTGGCGGACGAATTGCGCTACGGCATCCGCTACGGCTTCATGCAGAAGCCCAGGAACTCCACGATCACCCTGCGGCACGGCCTTGATGACACTGCCCTGCCGTATCGGCAGCTCGGGTCGTTCCTGCCCGGCGACGGCGTTGGTGGTGCGGGCATCCACTGGAACGGCCACAACTGGCGCGCGATGGAAGAGGAGTTCCGCCTGCGGTCCTATGTGGAGGAAGAGTTCGGCGCGGACATCATTCCCGAGGGCATGACGATCCAGGACTGGGGCGTCACCTACGAAGAACTCGAGCCGCATTTCGACCGGTTCGAGTACATGGCCGGGATCGCCGGCCAGGCGGGCAACATCAACGGCGAGATCATTCCCGGCGGCAACCCGTTCGAGGCGCCGCGGTCGCGTGATTTTCCCATGCCTCCGCTGCCCCAGACCCTGAACGGACGCATGTTCAAGGCCGCCACAGAGGCGATGGGTCTGCACCCGTTTCCGCGCCCCGCCGCCAACGCGTCCGAGGCCTATGTCAACGAATACGGAATGCAGCTTGGCCCCTGCAACTACTGTGGTTTCTGCGAACGCTATGGTTGCCTGAACTATTCCAAGGCCTCCCCCCAGACCTGTATCCTGGACGCGCTGAAGCGCCGGCCCAATTTCAGCTATCGCACCCGTTGCGAGGTCCTGAAGGTGGAAAAGGCCGCCGATGGCAAGACCGCAACCGGCGTCACCTATTGGGACGAAGAGGCCGGAGAAGAGGTGTTTCAGCCCGCCGACCTGGTGATCCTTGCGGCCTATCAGCTGCACAACACCCACCTGATGCTGCTGTCGGGGCTGGGCGAGCCCTACGACCCGCGGACCGGCGAGGGCGTGACCGGCAAGAACTATGCCTACCAGATGAGCGGTGGCACCTCGATGTTCTTCGAGGACGTGGAATTCAATCCCTTCGTCGGTGCCGGGTCGAACGGCTATTGCATCGACGATTACGCCATCAACCAGATCGATTTCGCCGCCGAGGGGTTCATCGGCGGCAGCTATATCAGCACCAGCCAGACCAACGGGCAGCCGATCCGGTCGATGCGCGTGCCCGGCGATGTGCCGAAATGGGGCGCAGGCTGGAAGGAGGGGATCAAGAAATGGTACGGCCATTCCATGTCGATCGGCAGCCACGGGTCGAACATGGCCTATCGCGACTGCTATCTCGATCTCGATCCCACCTACAAGGATCCGCATGGCCGCCCCTTGATGCGGTTGACCTTCGACTGGAAGGACAACGATATCCGCATGACCCAGTTCATGCGCCGCCAGATCGAACCCATCGCACAGTCGATGAACCCCACCTCGTGGGCCTCGGGCTACAAGCAGGAGGGCGCGCGCTATGACATCCGGCCCTATCAGACGACGCATAACGTGGGTGGCACGATCATGGGCGAGGATCCCAAGACCTCGGTGCTGAACCGTTATCTGCAATGCTGGGACGTGCATAACGTCTTCGCCATGGGGGCAGGGGCGTTTCCGCAGAACATCCAGTACAACCCCACCGGCGTCGTCGGGGCGCTGGCCTACTGGGCAAGCGATGCCATCCGCAAGGATTACCTGACCAATCCGCGGCCCCTGGTCTGA
- a CDS encoding cytochrome c produces the protein MQTFLRILPALVLVGIVALAAFIFWPVQTTPPQADLPADYEVPEGAGEYAMQLADCAACHTAEGGERFAGGRAIESPMGVIYSSNITPDPDTGIGGVTLDQFRAALYDGIGKDGEHLYPAMPYANYRKLSERDVRALYAYFMDEVPAVRHAVTETNLTFPFNQRWGIRAWKWVALGEAGFTPEFDDEQLNRGAYLVEGPGHCGACHSPRTALFAQAGYTAADDRFMAGGEIAGWHAPDLREPNSAPQKWAAEQLAHWLRTGRNNHAGVSGEMKLVVGESLQYLTDEDVAAMVAYLRHIGRDGPAPETPRARPETSGETEALLASADPDMDLGARLYLDNCNACHFVDGLGGNEVFPELDGNSLVNAPGGTGLINIILHGAETPSTEIRPMRLRMPGFADRLSDDEVATLANFVRSGWSNSAPPVDADTVAGLRESGAEAD, from the coding sequence ATGCAGACTTTTCTCCGCATTCTGCCCGCGCTTGTCCTTGTCGGGATCGTGGCGCTGGCCGCGTTCATCTTCTGGCCGGTTCAGACGACGCCGCCGCAAGCCGATCTGCCCGCCGATTACGAGGTGCCGGAGGGCGCCGGTGAATATGCCATGCAACTGGCCGACTGCGCCGCCTGTCACACGGCAGAGGGGGGCGAACGCTTTGCCGGCGGGCGGGCGATCGAAAGTCCGATGGGTGTCATATATTCCTCCAACATCACGCCAGATCCGGACACCGGCATCGGCGGCGTGACATTGGACCAGTTCCGCGCCGCGCTCTACGACGGCATCGGCAAGGATGGCGAACATCTCTACCCGGCCATGCCCTATGCCAATTACCGCAAGCTGAGCGAGCGTGACGTGCGCGCACTTTACGCGTATTTCATGGACGAGGTTCCCGCGGTGCGCCATGCGGTCACCGAGACCAACCTGACCTTCCCCTTCAATCAGCGCTGGGGGATTCGGGCGTGGAAATGGGTGGCATTGGGCGAGGCCGGCTTCACGCCGGAATTCGATGACGAGCAGCTGAATCGCGGCGCCTATCTGGTCGAAGGGCCGGGCCATTGCGGCGCCTGTCACAGCCCGCGCACCGCTCTCTTCGCGCAGGCGGGATACACGGCGGCGGATGACCGGTTCATGGCCGGTGGGGAGATCGCCGGGTGGCACGCGCCCGACCTGCGCGAGCCGAACAGCGCGCCCCAGAAATGGGCCGCCGAGCAACTGGCCCATTGGCTGCGCACCGGGCGCAACAACCATGCCGGCGTGAGCGGTGAAATGAAGCTGGTCGTGGGCGAATCCCTGCAATATCTGACTGACGAGGATGTCGCCGCGATGGTCGCGTATCTGCGCCATATCGGCCGCGATGGTCCCGCGCCGGAGACCCCCCGGGCGCGCCCCGAGACGTCGGGCGAGACCGAGGCGCTGCTTGCCTCCGCCGATCCGGATATGGATCTGGGCGCGCGTCTTTACCTCGACAACTGCAATGCCTGCCATTTCGTCGATGGTCTGGGCGGGAACGAGGTGTTTCCCGAACTCGATGGCAATTCGCTGGTCAACGCGCCGGGAGGCACGGGCCTGATAAATATCATCCTGCACGGTGCGGAAACGCCATCGACCGAGATACGACCCATGCGTCTGCGCATGCCGGGCTTTGCCGACCGGTTGTCGGACGACGAGGTGGCGACGCTGGCGAATTTCGTGCGCAGCGGGTGGAGCAACTCCGCGCCCCCCGTGGATGCGGATACGGTCGCAGGGTTGCGTGAGAGCGGCGCCGAGGCCGATTGA
- a CDS encoding FUSC family protein codes for MYVPPRPSVADDPHYGIRLGLTGALSFGAVALLDPAMPTVMAALPVGLIAGQRKAFAPVRVIAAPVMVCVMAALMAWFVNVFQPLPVVYAGTMWLVYFLGFGMILGTGAPFGMLLVIMAVLFSVVGMSGSAAVAVLRDAFFATSLVALVVIPLAYALVPARTREMQVDTPVPPGGDAVMGAAIRASVLLALSFWLYAVMPPSDMMLAIMAAMVLVFPTRRAVFFEARQRMRATLYGSALAVAVVAVYPLSPKLPILLGLVFLAGLWVGTKVLHDPRPHMAYQNAYPAALALIAGALSTQDLGQAVVSRVLLTLAGAFTAAYLVAILDHLTGWRTRAAATVTDGAA; via the coding sequence ATGTATGTCCCGCCCCGCCCCAGCGTCGCCGACGATCCGCATTACGGCATCAGGCTGGGCCTGACGGGGGCGCTGTCCTTCGGCGCCGTGGCGCTGCTGGACCCCGCGATGCCGACGGTCATGGCGGCGCTGCCCGTCGGGCTGATTGCAGGGCAGCGCAAGGCATTCGCGCCCGTCAGGGTGATCGCGGCGCCGGTCATGGTTTGTGTCATGGCGGCACTCATGGCGTGGTTCGTGAACGTGTTCCAACCATTGCCGGTCGTCTATGCGGGGACGATGTGGCTGGTCTATTTCCTGGGCTTCGGGATGATCCTGGGCACCGGCGCGCCGTTCGGCATGCTGCTGGTGATCATGGCCGTGCTGTTCTCGGTCGTGGGCATGAGCGGTAGCGCTGCGGTTGCGGTGTTGAGGGACGCGTTCTTCGCAACCTCGCTGGTGGCGCTTGTGGTGATCCCGCTGGCCTATGCGCTGGTACCCGCGCGCACACGCGAGATGCAGGTCGACACCCCCGTCCCGCCGGGCGGTGATGCGGTGATGGGTGCCGCGATCCGTGCGAGCGTGCTTCTGGCGCTCAGTTTCTGGCTCTACGCGGTGATGCCACCCTCGGACATGATGCTGGCGATCATGGCGGCGATGGTGCTGGTCTTTCCGACGCGGCGAGCGGTCTTCTTCGAGGCGCGGCAACGCATGCGCGCGACGCTTTACGGAAGCGCGCTGGCCGTGGCGGTGGTGGCGGTCTACCCGCTGTCGCCCAAGCTGCCGATCCTTCTGGGTCTCGTCTTTCTCGCGGGGCTCTGGGTGGGCACCAAGGTATTGCACGACCCGCGGCCGCACATGGCCTACCAGAACGCCTATCCGGCGGCTCTTGCGCTGATCGCGGGGGCGCTGAGCACGCAGGACCTGGGGCAAGCCGTGGTCAGCCGGGTTCTGCTGACGCTGGCGGGTGCCTTCACCGCCGCCTATCTCGTCGCGATCCTCGATCACCTGACGGGCTGGCGGACCCGTGCAGCGGCCACGGTGACAGACGGCGCCGCATAG
- a CDS encoding SCO family protein → MTRKILLLATLAVASMAALGAAIHAANPRAPENFREASIQLPNADMLDAAARPFALRDDIEQDAIVVINFSYTTCDSICPLGNQILQFVDDRRHEVTRPVHLLTITIDPASDTPDKMRRTAEAFGASENWHWLTSSPAVIADILEAADADVTDIELHDPVFLVGEMETGRYFRSLSMPDADEILAMLGHFDA, encoded by the coding sequence ATGACCCGCAAGATACTCCTCCTCGCCACGCTCGCCGTCGCGTCGATGGCCGCTCTCGGCGCCGCGATCCACGCGGCGAACCCGCGAGCGCCCGAGAATTTCCGCGAAGCCAGCATTCAATTGCCCAACGCGGACATGCTCGACGCGGCCGCCCGCCCCTTCGCGCTGCGCGACGACATCGAGCAGGACGCGATCGTCGTGATCAACTTCAGCTACACGACCTGCGATTCGATCTGCCCTCTCGGCAACCAGATCCTTCAGTTCGTTGATGACCGCCGGCACGAGGTCACCCGCCCGGTTCACCTTCTGACCATAACCATCGACCCGGCAAGCGACACGCCCGACAAGATGCGCAGAACTGCCGAGGCCTTCGGTGCCAGCGAAAACTGGCATTGGCTGACTTCGTCCCCGGCCGTGATCGCCGATATTCTCGAGGCCGCCGATGCCGATGTGACCGACATCGAGCTTCACGATCCGGTCTTTCTCGTCGGCGAGATGGAGACGGGCCGCTATTTCCGCTCGCTATCCATGCCGGACGCGGATGAAATCCTGGCGATGCTCGGCCATTTCGATGCATGA
- a CDS encoding HlyD family secretion protein, which translates to MSEATTPTSRPTSARIVAVGVILLLIVVAAIYAVMDRSVPGSARGVVSAYVVQIAPRVSGTVTQVHVADDAIVETGDALFSLDPRPFELAVRQAEANVASALQNVDASSASIVAAQASVTQARTALDNTRAEAERTFKLEERGIVAAARGDQARAAVAEAKAALDQAEANLESAQAQLGPEGEDNPAFQAAAAQLEQAQYDLASTTVRAQHRGAVTNLTLAEGQFIAAGNPALTFIDAEAGWITVDLRENQLQKVEPGDPAHVLFDALPGRIFRGRVQSVAWGIAPGRNVQGGLVVNQSSKTWFEPARSIPVRIELEGGMQDWPYAARVGGKAHVVIFAESEGGPLALLARGMQRLRSWASFLH; encoded by the coding sequence TTGAGTGAAGCCACAACCCCGACCAGTCGGCCCACGAGCGCACGGATCGTTGCGGTCGGTGTGATCCTCCTGCTGATCGTCGTCGCGGCGATCTATGCGGTTATGGACCGCAGCGTGCCCGGCAGTGCGCGGGGCGTCGTCTCGGCCTATGTCGTGCAGATCGCGCCGCGCGTCTCGGGGACCGTGACGCAGGTTCACGTGGCGGACGATGCCATCGTCGAGACGGGCGATGCGCTTTTCTCGCTCGATCCGCGGCCCTTCGAGCTGGCCGTGCGGCAGGCCGAGGCGAATGTCGCGAGCGCGCTCCAGAACGTGGACGCGTCGAGCGCGTCGATCGTGGCGGCGCAGGCTTCCGTCACGCAGGCTCGCACCGCGCTCGACAATACCCGCGCCGAGGCCGAACGCACATTCAAGCTGGAGGAACGCGGCATTGTCGCTGCAGCGCGCGGCGACCAGGCCCGCGCCGCCGTGGCCGAGGCAAAGGCGGCGCTGGACCAGGCAGAGGCCAACCTCGAGAGTGCGCAGGCACAGCTCGGTCCCGAAGGCGAGGACAACCCCGCCTTCCAGGCCGCCGCCGCGCAGCTCGAGCAGGCGCAATACGATCTGGCCTCGACCACAGTGCGCGCGCAGCACCGCGGCGCGGTGACCAACCTGACGCTGGCCGAAGGCCAGTTCATCGCGGCGGGCAATCCTGCGCTGACCTTCATCGACGCCGAGGCCGGCTGGATCACGGTGGACCTGCGCGAGAACCAGTTGCAGAAGGTCGAGCCGGGCGATCCGGCGCATGTCCTCTTCGACGCGCTGCCGGGCCGCATATTTCGCGGGCGGGTCCAGAGCGTTGCCTGGGGGATCGCGCCGGGCCGCAACGTGCAGGGCGGGCTCGTGGTGAACCAGTCCTCCAAGACGTGGTTCGAGCCCGCGCGCAGCATCCCCGTGCGGATCGAGCTGGAGGGCGGTATGCAGGACTGGCCCTATGCCGCGCGGGTGGGCGGCAAGGCCCACGTGGTGATCTTTGCCGAGAGCGAGGGCGGGCCGCTCGCCCTTCTTGCACGGGGGATGCAACGGCTGCGCTCCTGGGCCAGTTTCCTGCACTGA